The DNA window GGCCACCAGGTTGATACCAAGAGAGCCGGCTCGCGTTGAAATTAGGAACAGACGACCTCTGTGAAAGGGAGCTGAGAATTAGTGCTTTTAAAATCGCTCTAAGAAGccttttaatttgaagaaatcAGTGAATTAATAGAAATGGTAACATGGTTTAATGTTAAATAAGAGTAGAGTACCTTGGGTTACTGGTGTCATTAAACTCTTCAGCCCACTTCTTCCTGGTGGTGGCGTTGGTGGAGCCATCCAGACGATAGTAGTCAATGTTCCTGAACCACTTGCCTTCACCTTCAGACATTTGACAGTTCAGAAATCTTTCTATTTCCCTTATGTGGCGTCATCAACTTTTCAAAGATTTTGGGTCTTAGCAGGCGGCGGATAGAAGGTTGTGTTGGTTAGAGGCCAGTCCTGTTCAGCTTTCAAGATGGCCAACCCCCCTGCCAGCCTTCATAACCAACATTTCAGTATGTTCCCAATTACAGCGCTGTGATCTTTTCATTACAAATTACAAACCCTtgagcaaacatttttttgtagaatAAAAAGTCAAGGTctaatcattttcaaaatgaaagtaaaaacagctgctggagtTTAATTAGGAACATGACCTTACACCAGCAGCGGTATGCGTCTGTGTTCAAGGGTAATAAGCACACCAGCATGTAGAAAAAATGCATGTTGCATGCAGTCTCTTAGTGTGAAACCTGCATCTCCAGATGAAAATACTTCGGCCTTCTCCAAAGCCAATGTTAATGTTTGAAAGCAGATCTCGGAGTCGAGTCAGTTCAAAGACTACGGTGGAAAACCACAAAAGTGAACCGTGAGACCAAACTGGGTCCATAAGTCAGTAGCTGGCTTACATTAAAACTTGCTCTGTGATTTTAGCACATCATGAAACAAAGACCAACCCTTTGAATCAAAAGGATTATTCAATTCTTATTCTACGGGGAAAACTTTTGAGAAATTAGAAATGTACCTTTGTACGGAGAAACCTTCTCATCATCTTTAGCTCTGCAAGACAGCTCCAGGAAATCCTCAATCAGGTCCAGAGAGATCAGAGACTGGCTGAACACCAAGCTGCGGACCAAAGAGGACAGATGGGACCACAGTGTCACTTTCAGTCTGAGTAACTCAACACATTCCAGAAGCACCGCAAAACAtaaaaagatgcaaaaaaaggatttgatgGGCACCTTGTACAATACGGACCCACTTACACTTTTTCGTCCATTTCCTCAGCCATGCGCAGGATCTCAAACAGGAGCACCATCTTTCCAGAGTGCTCCAGAATCTCAGCATCAGCGTCCGCAACAAACTCTTTGTGCCAGTCGTGAGTGGGGCTCCCATCGGCAGAGTTAGCAATCCGGGCTGTTAGTGATGCACAGGGTGGTTACGGTTATCCTCCATGCAGGCGCCTTAAAACCAGCTTACAATACAGCGCTTTAGTataattaatgttcctctgctgTGCTACAGCTGCTGTATGTGCAGATGTTAGCTGACAACATGTCATTCATTTAATTACTTTGTTTCCACACTTGCTGTCTACTGATATTTGTGGACCACCTGGTGAACTTTTTCATGCATTATGAAATTACATTATATATGTAGTGAGAGATGGCTTTCTGTAATACTATGACCTCTGAAGTCTAACGTTGGGCTTTAGCATTGTGAATTTTCCTAGGGACGCACTCAAAAGACAATTGTTTCTGTCGTTAATGGCAGAAGACCAAAATGTCAGTTGACGGAATCACCTTCAACCGGCGAAAGCCACAAAGACTTGAAACATAAATTACACAATTGGACAGATTAAGAGTAATCATTTAGAGTAGATGCTAAAAAAGTGATATTCCTGCTTGCGGAACAAACTTACGCTCTTCTACAACCTCTGGTCTGTTCCGACCCTCCCCGTTTTTGCCCCGTGAGCTGGTGTTCCACTCCTTGATGACCTCCACGTCATCACTGTCCGAGTCATCAGATCCTCTCTTTTTTCCCTTCCCTTGCTTCTTTTTCCTATTGTTAGGAAGAAGGTGCAGTGGAAGAGTCAGGGGCAGTGCGAGTAACAGATGCAAAAGAAGGGCCGTTACATGAGGTCATCTCTGCACGAATGTACACAAAAAGGGGGAAACTGAGGGGAAATCCTCCTTTACTTTTTGGCCTTCTCGTCCTCGGATGTCATACTCATTGACGACTCTTCGGTTTCTGAAGCGATGAACTCATCCATACTGTCCTCGTCAAAGAAACCCTGCGAGACAGAGCATGCGTGATATGGGTGAGCCAAACAGAGCTGGATCGAGGGTAGGAATTATGCGCAGGGGAAACCTTGTTGCTGCAGTGGCAATAAGCGTCTTGCAAAGCCCTACCCGGTTTTCTTTACTGATGTAGTCCAGCTGAAGGCACCAGGGATGGGTCCAAATTCTGCTGAGCACCTGGAAATCCTGGAAAAGTTTGGTCCCTGCGCGGCCCCGGCCCCCCTCTACCGAATTCCCTACACCTGCACACAAGGGAAAGAATGTGAGGAAGACTGATAAATGTTGCATCATGAACTCCAGGGTGCATTCCCACGTTCAAACGCAAGTGGAAAAGGTAACGCAACAGACGCTGAACATTGAAGTCACCTGACGATGGACCAACTGGAGTCAAAACTCTACACATCCAGATCATACATCTGCGATCAGAGAAACCTACAACCCGTCTAATGTGGCGTGTTCAACCAGCAGATTTATGAATGTAACGGAGCGGCAGCCGCTTGGCGTGTTGGGCTGCGTTGACCcagggaggtcagaggttaaGGTAGGCAGCGTAAGAGAAGCAGTTGCTGTTcctctgtggttgtgtgtccACAAACAGCGCTGTGTCAGTCCAGAGCCACGAGTGTGACAGCACTAGACAACCTGGCTTAATGAGTCACGGCGCTTACCACCAATCTCCTCCCAATCACTACTCCTCAGAAATGGCGCCTTTGTTTTCACTTTGGGTTTAAAACCTCTGGCTCTAAACTTTTTTtatgccccccctccaccccccagttCCCCTTTACCTCCCCACCCTCTGTTCCCAAAGCTCTTCATTAGGGAGACGTGGGAAACTGGGCTTAAACCCTGCCTCCGGCACATTGCCAGtggcctcttcccccccccccccccccctcccctctctctcacacacacacacacatagacacacagcCCTCCTGGCCACATTCTGAGAGGAAAGTCCACTAAACGACTTAACAAGCAGCATGAAAGGCAGAGCAGAAAGGCCTTGCTTTCTAAAACTGCTGTCGgagtaaaaacacaagaaagcaCTTTTAAGAGGAAAAAGACTGCTGCAGAAGGATTCAACTCTTCTTAGAAAACACACGTTTTCCAGTGGAATTCTCAATTGAATTTTGTTCTCGTCTGATACTCCGCTAAAATCCTGTCTGGGCAATCTCACTGGACACGGTCAAAGCGCTGCTAGCAGCCCCTAGAGGCCATGCGTCTCGTAACACCCAAGAAAGGTCAGTAGTTTGAACCAGGCCTGGCACTGCCATATGGATGTGTGTTCATCCTCgattcatttcctctcctcgTATCTATAGGAGATGCGAGGAAAGGAAGACAAATGATAAGGTAAGATGTGATTAAGGACGTTACTTCATGAGGCACCGCACAAACGAGAGGGCAGAATGTTGGATTGCGTAAACGATTATCCTAAAATAAAAGGCCCCTGTTCATAAGAGTAGGTTTCTCACCTGTGAAGTGCTCCAGATAGTATCTGTAGAGTTTGCACTGAATTGGAGTCACTCTGATCGACAACACATACTCGTGTTTCGGGGGGAGGAACTTTGTGAGCGCTGTGTAATCTTTCCTCTGtgggaagcaaaaaaaaacacccgtcTTTAAGGAGGCACAGAGGGAATTCAGAGGGTCAATTCCTGTAGCCGCTGTTTTTGTCTACCTGGACACAACCGGCCAGCATCTCATAGAGGATGTGAGCCCTCTTCTTCATGATCCGGACATCTTGTAGTGTGGAGTCGGCACACTGACCATTCTGAATGGGGTTTATGAAGCGGTTCCTGAACTCCTTAACGGACCCCAGAAGGTTCTCCTTGATGAAGTTCACCATGCAGTGGTCTGGTTAAGAGACAAAAAGGTTAAAGGTTTTAGATACATTCATCCAACGCCATGACATTTTGATGCGACCATCTTTGAAACCAGGCAGTCTCACATTCAACAAGGTTATTTTGGAGCGGCGTTCCAGTGAGCAcaatcctcctcctcgtcctgatGGAATTCATCGCCTTGGACACAGCAGACGCCTCGTTCTTCAATATGTGACCTTCATCGCAGATTACCAAGTCTGGACCTGGAGGGAGTAAAAaggtgagagagaaaaggaaaggttcAGCACAGCAGGAAGTGCAGCTTGAGGAAtaaatggaagaagaaaaaaaaaaaaagataattgctcattatgaaaaaatgaaatcctAAAAATTGGATGTAACTAGATAACATTTTTGTCCTAGATTGAGCTCTAAACTGTACGTCCTATATTACAAAAGATAACAGGCCATTTTGACGGCCCACAGGTATAAGcatttgcattaaaatgaatcaGATGCACGTTTAAATGCATTGCCACCTGCAGGTTAAAACACAGCACTGTACCTGGATCGACAAGTGTCTTCTGAAATGTCTCTTTTAGCTTCTTGCTCTTAGTGTTCCTTCCCTGTGTCAAGTTCCTGTACATCTCATAGCCGATGATCATTACGCCACCACTTTCTTGCCATCGCTGGAGGGCATAGGCCCGGTCCTGTGCCTTCTTTACTGTGGCCAGCTCGATCACCTGGTAAACATGGGACACAGAAACCAGAAAGAATAAGAGAAGCACACAAAAGACAACGGTAACTATTTGAGAGGGTTACGGAGACGTCTCCTTACCTCTAAACTCTCATCATCCTTCAGACCGACTTGCCACTTCTCAAACTCGTTGAGCCAATTGAGCACAGTGTTCAGGGGACAAACCACCAGCGCTGTGGTGAACTCCAGCTTCTCACAAAGCAGCAACGTGTGGAGTAACGTCACCACCTACAGGGAGGAAACACAAGTACAGTTAAACGTAGTTCGAATTAAAAGATACATCACTATGTACCACACTTGGTGAATGGGATATAGAAAGTtccccatttttattttttctccatatGAAAGCTATTATAGAATATAACACATTGCATGCTGCGCTCTCCTCCACACCTGCAGAGTTTTCCCCAGACCCATGCAATGGGCGAGTATGCAGCCAGAGCCAGAAGACTTCTCAATCTTCTTTACAGATTCACAGCAACAGTCCCACATGAACTGCACCCCTGTAACGAAACGCAGGAGACATCATTCAGACATTCATCATTCCAGAGCATCGTGCTGTTTTGCATGCAGGCTCATTTTGGTTGACATAGGCCGCCCATGCAAAAAACTAACAATTGTGGAATTTGAGGATAAAATTAAAATCAGTTTTGAAATCTATTTCTTGCAGAATTTCAAATAATTGTAGACGTTAAAATGAAATTCTGTGCTTCCGCATCTTATACAGCACATAAGCCGAATGAACAGAGCGAACTGTGGCACTTTGTTTTAAGTTAATTTAGGCTTTGCTCCTTTGCATCACCAAATGATTGAATTATTTTTCACCCTCCACTTGACTATTTACTTCTGACAAAACACAGAAGTCATAACTTAGAGCGGGGATATAAAAAGAGAAACTTTTTTAATTGTCCGTACCGTCAACCTGGTGAGGTTTCAGTTTTGTGACAAGGTTCCTGTGCACCTGCACTAGCGGCTCCTTGgtctcttcatcctcatccaggACCAGTTTGGTGGTGATGGGACAGGGACAGGTTACGTGGGAAGACTCCTTCAGCACAATCACCTGAAGAAGGATATGCAATAGACGTACATGTCAGttttgtttagaaaaaaagtcaaatattacctgaaaaaacattttacaactaTTCAACAAGCACTTTCATATCCTATTCAATCATACAACTGCTATTTTCTTAGTGGCACCTTTTGTCAAATTAATACCAACAATCAAACACCATCAACATCACATCTGCCATCAATTCAAGGGCAACATATGTCGGTAATTTAAACTCCTCAAAGcagaattttaaaaatgatttaatgcGATCGTTCGAAACAACTTCTTGAGCCTTATGCGAGTGTGATAAGTGACAGTGTAATTAATACGAGACAGCCAAATCAGTATTACCTCTCGAAGTTTCTCCCTGAGTGCTTCCCTCTCAGCTATACgtttcctcctgtcctcctcttctttcagcGCGTCCCTCGTCTCTGTCCGCAGCTTATCGTCCTTCAGGATTTTGCGGATCTTTTTGCGTCCTTTGTGGTCCTCGTCGTCCTCATCACCGTCTTCCTTTCCACTCTGTGGAAGAAAACAGGATTTAGCCCCTCTGATCTTCAGCACCTCAGGGAAAGAAATTCACTGCCTTGGATGAGCGCCCCAGCAACTCCATGATGAATGTGTGCCCACAACATTCCTCAAAACACACTCCAGGGTTAAGTCTATGCGTCATGCATGACTTGACTAGCAAACTTTATGTGGGTCCATTTCGTCCACTTGCTGTAAACTTGAACTGGGGCAGTTCAAGACTCTACTAGTGCTCTGCATTTTAAACACCTTCTCGTTGCTGGAAGAGGAATCCTGGACCTTGATCCTGCgtcgtttcttcttcttctgctgctgctgctgctgctgtttgttacTTTTCTGTTTTGCGTCGTCCTTTTTCTTTGAAGATCTGCAGGCACAAAACGGAACACATTGAAGCAAAAACCAGAGATCAATAGAGATCTGCTGGAGTAATGATCTAATTTTCTCACCTGGTCTTTCGTCGCTTGCCTTCATTCTCCGACTCACTGAGCTCCTCGCTTATCCCAGACTCTTCGCTGGCTTCCGACTTCTCAAAATCTGATTCGGATTCTGAAGAGTCGTCGCTGCGGACTGAcgcacagacaaagacaaaaaggaacaGTCAGTCCACGCAATCAGGATTTAAATGGATCTGTGCTTTTGCAGGACAAATGAACTCATTTGATCTACCTTTCTGTCCAGACTTCTTCTTTCCCCCCTTCTTCTCTTTACTGGAGGCCTTCTCCTCTCCTGATTCACCCTCGCTCAGGGAGAGTTTATGACGAAGCAATTTGTGGCGTCCTACACGCTTCTTCACCTCGGCACTGGAATCTTCTGAATCCTCATCATCTTTTAAGAGAGAGACCGATTTTGAGATGATGCACAAAGAAGGGTTCTATATCAAAACAAGCAATGTTCTGGTGAGTTAAACTACCTTGTTGCTCTTCTTCATCGTCGTCATCGTTCTCGTCTTTAAATTTCTTGGAGGACTTTTCATCCTTCTCTGCATCTTCATTATCGGAGGAACTCTCTGCTCCAGATGAATAGTTGGATTTTATTTGGGCGAGAAGCATTTTCTTAGCAATCCTTTGGGAGAAATTAGAAGACACGCAAACAGAAGAGGTtcacatgaagaaaaataatgCACAACAATCACAACAAATGTGTTTATACCGAACATAACATTCATAATCTCAAAATGCTTGGATCTACTCAACCCTCTTTAGTGAAGACCTGGCTGTGGCCCTGAGCTAATGTACTAGTGTAGACAGCTCTAACTGATGAGATGAGACAGATTCTTAcaatggtttaaaaaataaaacactttaattGGAGACCTTGAATGATGTAGAGATTCCTCTCGATTGCCTCGATGTTTACAATTTCTTGCTTTGTGTATACCTGTTTTcaggatcatcatcatcatcttcacaaTCCTGAGGGACTCCATCTTtatcatcctcttcatctcctaTACAACAAAATAGCACAGGTGATGTTAATGTACGAACTCCTTGGACATTTTGAGAAAAGGGCCATTTACCTTCTTGCCAAGagatgtgtgtgtaaaagaaaaatgtctgcCTATACTGGCTGTGTTCCCATGGTTACACAGGCTGCCGTGGATCACCTGCCTCATGAAAGACACACACGTCAGTGGAGCGGATGGCCCTCAACGTGGAGCTGGACACATTCGGGTACACGCTGCCTCACAGTAGACGCGTTCACGGACAGCCTCCGGGACTCCGTGACGAAGATACTTAGTGAACACGTGCGGCAATGAGCACATGGGACAGGACTGCGCCCGTGGCTTTACACGAGGAGTCACACCTCAGCGATCATCCCTTTGTTCTTTTGTATTACAGTACTCTAAATTCTTTCTCACAGGAAAAATATACTTGGGGTTTGGTTTGAATTTCCCTGCACATGCTTAGCTTAGCCTCTTGTTTCAGTTGTTGTCCTGCATATAATCCTGGCCCCACACATTGGTCAGACATCTCAAACTTTGTTTTTACACGGTGGAAAACCAAAAGTTACAATAAAAACGTATATGAACCTAGCGCGGAATGCTAAAAAATACAAACTCTCAACAAACACCGCCACGCTAGCTTTATGCTTAACAACCTGCTGGCTCCAGCTCCATATTTACCTACTGACATGAGAATGTTCAGAATCTCCTCATTGAACTCTTGGCAAGGAGACAGAACTTGGTGccaaaaacatttaacttgGCACTTGTGGGAGCAGAAGGCTACTGAACTCTTGTGGAAGGAATTACCTGACGACTGACGGAAAGCCCCACTTCCTCCGACCACGTTATCCTCCACAATGGGCTTGATCTTTTGCTCGTCGCTGTCCTCTCCGGAGTCAccttcagcctcctcctcctcctcgtcctcactGGAGGACAACTGCTGCTTGGAAGCTGCTTCTCTGAGGCCCCTTCCCTTTCGCTTACTTTCATAAGACCGTCTCCGCTTGGCCGCATTCCTCTCAGGGGAgccttttcctccttctttgGCTTCATCTTGCTTCTTTACACGGCTGGATCTCCGCTTTGATGTGGCCGCTTTACTCTTAGTCTCCTTCTCCTGGTCGGAGTCAGTCAAGTCTGAGCCATTctgtttattcttctttttacttttgatcCCCAAGTCTGAATCAGAGCTTTCAGACTTCCTTTTGCGTTTGGTAGCTTTGTCTGTATCCTGTGTGGATATGTTTTTCAGTTTGAATAAACACTTTTTAGCACTTGTGCCTTCCTGTTCCTCATCCGTGGTTTGGCCAGCTGCCGCTTTCTCCAGCAGTATGTGAGGGATTTCGTCAGAGTCAGAATCCATTGGGTTCTTCTCTGAATTCTTGGtcttctctttgttgttgtttctggatTTCTTTGAGCATTTGGTCTTGCCCTTACAATCTTCTTCTGACTCTGAGGATTCTTCCTTGCCCTTATTCTCAGCTTGCTTCCTCAAGGGAGTAGTCTTTAATCTACTGGAGCGGCGGCTGGGTGGCGGGCTGCCTGTCCCATCCGCTGCTTTAGCAGCATTGCCTTTGTCCTTCTCCTGATCGTCACACCTTCTCTGCGTCTCCCCGGCTTTCTCCCGGTTtctggaggaggacctggaaCCACGTGTCGTCACAACCGGCACAGGAGTCAGTTTGACAATGAGGTTCTTCACCTTGGGCTGAGGAGATTGAGAGTCTTTTGAATTTCCATTTAACTTTTTAACAGCATCTTTGACCAAATTGGCGTCAGACTGTGAGAGCATGGTGGAATCCGCAAGGCTCTCCACCATTTGAAAAAGCTCCTCGGGAACCGAAGGGGGCACAGACATAATGTCTTGATCTAGAGACATTTCACCAGCTGACACTAGACCGTCATCACACACTTCGGTTTTAATTGTCTTTTTGGTAACAACAGCTTGTGTTTGGTTCTCTTTTGTTTTAGTCTTATCCGACCCTTTATGCTCATTATGCTGCAGCCTGTCGGCCTCCGCTGCTGCATGGTTAGCTTCCTCCGCCTCAGCGTGGTcagcctcctcatcctccgCCTCAGCGTGGTcagcctcctcatcctccgCCTCAGCGTGGTcagcctcctcatcctccgCCTCAGCGTGGTcagcctcctcatcctccgCCTCAGCGTGGTcagcctcctcatcctccgCCTCAGCGTGGTCAGCCTCCTCCACTGCTATGTCAGGGACCTCTTGTGGCGCTACATCGGCCTGCTCCCCTACCGCTTCCTCCGCAGGGAGGtcgtcggcctcctcctccgcagctaGGTCCACAGCCTGCTTTGTTGCCTGGTCGTCAGTCTTCTTGGCAGCTGGGTGGTCAGCTTCATCCGATGCTTGGTCGTCCGCCTCCTCCGATGCCTGGTCGtccgcctcctcttcttcatcagctATATTATCCACGTGGTCATTTTCTACTCGATACACAAGATATGGGTTCTTTCTCACAACGAGTTGTTCGTTACCATTCTGCAACTCCATGTTTTTGAACTCTGGCACCAAAGCCGCCTCTAAAGCACTGTGGGCTTTTTTCAAGTCAGCGAGCACTGCCCTGAAGGCTTTCAAATGCCGATACCTGATGGACTTATCTTCCTGCTTGTCAGCTGTCTGTTGGATGAACTGGATGAATGTATTGTTCAGACCAGTTGTGGTTtcaacaaggttttttgctttctttagaAGTTCTTTGGGCACCTGTAGTTTTTTGTAGGAGAATGTAATGCTCCCTGAGCCTTCAGTGTGTTCTTTCCCATTGAGAATTGCTTTGTGCTCTTTGACTTCTTTGTTCTTGTGTCGCTTGCTTTCACGTTCCTCGCTTTTGTCTGGTTTTCGTTCCTTGAGTTCGTGTTTTTCCATGATGCTGTGGCATTTGGAGACAAGATCCTGAAGGGGCTCTGACCTGCAGACATAACAGTGCCACTTTGAGTTCTCATCGGTAATGACAGAGAGCTCCTTCCTGCCCAGATTGCGCAGGATGCACTTCTTGCAGAAGGCATTGTTGCAGTAGTCACAGCAGATGAGCTTGCCACCTTCAGCACACCACCTGGGTAGGGAAAGTTTAGGATGTTAATTGAGGTTCACATATATTATTGTTTCCAAAATGATGGTTAAGGGCGGAGTGAAAACATGTATAAAAATGCCCtagacaaataaatatatatatgaataaggCAACATCATGTTGAGATTCGCAGTCAGTAAAACAATGTTCATTTTCAGATCCTAATACTTCAACTgtgtttctcattcattttgtttagcaaatataaaatattaaatccCTTGCCTGCACTGCTCATCCATCCCATCAGAGTCTCTGTTGATGTCATCACTTGTGTAATACTTGTAGCATGACTACAGGGAGAAGAAATTATTTAATCAGACATCAAGATTAGAAAGACCAGTAAATACCCGTGGGGAACTTCCCCATAATGGACACAGAGAAGAGattatttgaacatttaaacTTTCCTACCTTGCAAATGAGTACTTGGAGTGCAGGATGCTTGTACACAGAGTTGCGCTGGAACTGGTAAACCTGTTTACCACACGCAGTGCAGTTCACCTTCTCCTGCAGGGTATCATCTGTGAAAGGAGATAGAAATAAAACCATAACTGTCACTTCGGTCAATTCACTGCTTTCTTTACTTTCCTCATTGTTGAGTAAGTTTACATTTAAACCATTTGCTGGTTCTGAAAATTCCAAAAggatttttaaatcaaattaagcCACCTGTATGTTTCTGTTTAAAATCTACTCGGAGCTTCATGGCACCTTTATTATCATTTCCAGCTGGCCTCATCACTAAAGTGCCTAAACAAAGGAAGAAGCAGAAAAGTCTCAAATCAGCATCATCAATATCATGATTAAGACTAATATGTACAGCCATAGTTCATACCTTTAGATGTGTTGCTTGTATTATTGTCCGAAACATTGTCAGAAGTGGCAacttcattttcactttcagCTGAGGCATCAGAGTCCTTCAGTCCAGTGTGCTTACATACATTAGTGAGCTTCCTAAAATGTGTTGAGACACAAAATTAATATTTCAAAGATGTTTTGTGTGAACCCGCAAAAACAACAATGGAAAGACAATAAGCCACATTAACCTTCTGTTGCGAGAAGAGGAAGGCTTCATAGTTTCTGCTGAGCTTCCAGGCTGAGGAGAGGACAAGACATATTTAAATAGGAGACAGTTAACGAATCatatctttatttatatatatatatatatacacacacacacacacacacacacacacacagaggtccaAACATAATGTTTGACAACCCAAGACGTTGCAGGCTTACCTCCTCTGCCTTTTCTGACATTTGATCTTGGTGCGATTCAGAAGAAGCCAGACTCATTTTACCTGCAGAGACATTTGGACACATTTGTGATAAATACAGTGAGTAATAGGGCTGTCAACCAATATTctaaatttaaatatatattcgCAGAGTTGTTAAAACAGATATTCGAATgtgaaaattaatatttttatgtatttaaaaaaaaacagcggcaGCAGCCGTGCAACTGTCTGCTTTGCAGGTGGCTTGTTACTAAACTGACTTTATATTGCTGCTTTCAACAGCTTCAGCCACTGATTTGATTATTTGCAGTTGcatgccaaggaaaagttccATGTTTGCCAAagcacagctcgctcggagcGTTCAGTGTCGGTTCTATACTCTATAAGCTTTAATTAATCTTaagaatattttgttttaatcactGAATGAAGCCGGTCATATTTGGGACAAGAATCGCGACCTTAAAGCCGCGATCAGCACtcagcatttgtttattgtagTTCATTCAAACCGCTGTGCACAGAGAGCATCACTAATCCACATTACCACAATCTTAGTTCGAAGTTCAactttttgcatattttattcatttaaatgcagcTCGCTTCTAAAAAGCATTTCAACGTTGAATTATTTTCTCCAGGCTGCCTGGGACTAAGTTCAATTCATCCACTAAATGACAAGCAAGACTTACTTACTAATTGTGTAAGACAGTAAAGCACTGACACAAACTGGAGtaatatctatatgtatatataaattccCAACAAACAGCTATGTTAAATAGTAATTTGATCAAGACTGTAAAAACTATGAAAACACAAT is part of the Pungitius pungitius chromosome 2, fPunPun2.1, whole genome shotgun sequence genome and encodes:
- the atrx gene encoding transcriptional regulator ATRX isoform X2 gives rise to the protein MSLASSESHQDQMSEKAEEPGSSAETMKPSSSRNRRKLTNVCKHTGLKDSDASAESENEVATSDNVSDNNTSNTSKGTLVMRPAGNDNKDDTLQEKVNCTACGKQVYQFQRNSVYKHPALQVLICKSCYKYYTSDDINRDSDGMDEQCRWCAEGGKLICCDYCNNAFCKKCILRNLGRKELSVITDENSKWHCYVCRSEPLQDLVSKCHSIMEKHELKERKPDKSEERESKRHKNKEVKEHKAILNGKEHTEGSGSITFSYKKLQVPKELLKKAKNLVETTTGLNNTFIQFIQQTADKQEDKSIRYRHLKAFRAVLADLKKAHSALEAALVPEFKNMELQNGNEQLVVRKNPYLVYRVENDHVDNIADEEEEADDQASEEADDQASDEADHPAAKKTDDQATKQAVDLAAEEEADDLPAEEAVGEQADVAPQEVPDIAVEEADHAEAEDEEADHAEAEDEEADHAEAEDEEADHAEAEDEEADHAEAEDEEADHAEAEEANHAAAEADRLQHNEHKGSDKTKTKENQTQAVVTKKTIKTEVCDDGLVSAGEMSLDQDIMSVPPSVPEELFQMVESLADSTMLSQSDANLVKDAVKKLNGNSKDSQSPQPKVKNLIVKLTPVPVVTTRGSRSSSRNREKAGETQRRCDDQEKDKGNAAKAADGTGSPPPSRRSSRLKTTPLRKQAENKGKEESSESEEDCKGKTKCSKKSRNNNKEKTKNSEKNPMDSDSDEIPHILLEKAAAGQTTDEEQEGTSAKKCLFKLKNISTQDTDKATKRKRKSESSDSDLGIKSKKKNKQNGSDLTDSDQEKETKSKAATSKRRSSRVKKQDEAKEGGKGSPERNAAKRRRSYESKRKGRGLREAASKQQLSSSEDEEEEEAEGDSGEDSDEQKIKPIVEDNVVGGSGAFRQSSGDEEDDKDGVPQDCEDDDDDPENRIAKKMLLAQIKSNYSSGAESSSDNEDAEKDEKSSKKFKDENDDDDEEEQQDDEDSEDSSAEVKKRVGRHKLLRHKLSLSEGESGEEKASSKEKKGGKKKSGQKVRSDDSSESESDFEKSEASEESGISEELSESENEGKRRKTRSSKKKDDAKQKSNKQQQQQQQKKKKRRRIKVQDSSSSNEKSGKEDGDEDDEDHKGRKKIRKILKDDKLRTETRDALKEEEDRRKRIAEREALREKLREVIVLKESSHVTCPCPITTKLVLDEDEETKEPLVQVHRNLVTKLKPHQVDGVQFMWDCCCESVKKIEKSSGSGCILAHCMGLGKTLQVVTLLHTLLLCEKLEFTTALVVCPLNTVLNWLNEFEKWQVGLKDDESLEVIELATVKKAQDRAYALQRWQESGGVMIIGYEMYRNLTQGRNTKSKKLKETFQKTLVDPGPDLVICDEGHILKNEASAVSKAMNSIRTRRRIVLTGTPLQNNLVEYHCMVNFIKENLLGSVKEFRNRFINPIQNGQCADSTLQDVRIMKKRAHILYEMLAGCVQRKDYTALTKFLPPKHEYVLSIRVTPIQCKLYRYYLEHFTGVGNSVEGGRGRAGTKLFQDFQVLSRIWTHPWCLQLDYISKENRGFFDEDSMDEFIASETEESSMSMTSEDEKAKKKKKQGKGKKRGSDDSDSDDVEVIKEWNTSSRGKNGEGRNRPEVVEEPRIANSADGSPTHDWHKEFVADADAEILEHSGKMVLLFEILRMAEEMDEKVLVFSQSLISLDLIEDFLELSCRAKDDEKVSPYKGEGKWFRNIDYYRLDGSTNATTRKKWAEEFNDTSNPRGRLFLISTRAGSLGINLVAANRVIIFDASWNPSYDVQSIFRVYRFGQIRTVYVYRFLAQGTMEEKIYDRQVTKQSLSFRVVDQQQIERHFTGVELAELYTFEPEMLDDPSGKKSKKATPMLPKDPFLAELLQNNKDQIVCYHEHESLLDHKEEEALSEEDRKAAWAEYEAEKKGVFVRNNYQPGYPQMDMGNSNYFNFNMAALASMSNQQLEDLINQGRQKVIEATTSLKTLARESLEDTIARLWKENPALTESQVQSMALGHQASVELEIKRREAVYRDVLTRQQTLMMYVQKLITNRKVQEQQLAMANQANYLNQLAIQNGMMGSGGISQMDLVGLYQQLHGLGSHQGMGKNPGPSKGL